The following DNA comes from Musa acuminata AAA Group cultivar baxijiao chromosome BXJ1-4, Cavendish_Baxijiao_AAA, whole genome shotgun sequence.
tataAGTCTAAGACAACAATTATGAATTATCCGAGACATGAACAAAGGGTTAAAGGAGATGATTTTGTGCTATCTCCTCCTAAAAGACTCCACGGAATATTCTTCGTTCTCTTGTCAgatataaaagattatttttaggATAATTACAAGGAAAATTATTTTTGGACCACACTTATATACCTTGAATTACTAATTTAAGTGCTAGAGGGATAAGTCAAAAAAATCTCTCATTACCTCAGTCTTTATGTAGATGGTACATTGGGCGCTTAGTGTTTCTTAATCGGAGGCACTTTAACCATACTTTGAAGACATCAATATATCATTCTGTAACAATTATCTTTCCGTAATAATTAACAATTCATAGACTAAAATTAGAAAGTATCACAATGCCATTTAATTGCATTCGTGATTCAGTGGACAAACCCACTTTCATCAACATGTCAAGTTAACCTTGCCATGATTTTGGACAAGTAAAATATATATCGCGGGAACAACAAATAATGACAATGAACTATGAGTTGTACTCCTAATAATCTTGTGTCTAATGATTGAATGTCAATTACACCAATATCCTCATCAAATCAGGAACGATCTAATATCTGTCTTACGTTACACATAATTGATTTGGATCCAAAGGTTGAGATCGATCCATCCGAGCAGTCTTCTCTAGCTCGTGCTTTGTGACACCACTATAATCTGATCTGAAAGAAAAATTGAATTAATTTATAGGATTAGATGAATGAGTATTATTATTTTGAGTTTAAATATTATGGTTTAAACACTCCTTCAATGAAACTCGTGTGTCCTGTAACACCGCATATCAAGTTAGTAAAAGATCATATATGAAAATTTGAAAGAGTATCCTTGATCCGATGCAATCCGAATCGTGTCGAATCTTAATTAGCTAAAggattgatattttattttttaataggtaaattcttttaaaaaaatctcaagttttcttttttttcacaaagtattttttatttttttcttgcttcttattttctaaaagataaaATTACCTATAGCCTCCACCCAATGACCGTCTCTATCCCTCATTCATTCGTCGCTATCAAGGCATTGCTAAGGTCTTATCTTTGTGTCCTCATCTGCATCTCTACCCTCGCCCTCCTTTATTATCTTTGATCATGCCATCACCCTTATGTCATGGTCCTTCCTCTTCGGTATCATCAATTCGATTATAAGTGGAAGAACAATAGCGGACTTCATGGAGTGGTTATTCCCATTCCTGGGTGGGTCCTCGTCGTTAGGTGTCAGAGTCGAGCTACAAGTTGACCAGCTTCGTTGCGGCTACTATATCACTAGACCTCGAAGACTAGAAGGGTTGAAAGGTGACGTCATTGTCAATTCTGATGATACCTAAATGATATCTCGATAGTGACAAACGAGAATAAGAATAAAAGATGAGTCCTTTGTCACTAATATTAGTCGTGTTATACGTGAGataaaaaaatctcatattttatagaataaagatattatataaaaaaaaagaatgttaagtgggaaaaaacaaaaggaagaattttttttcaaatgaatTTGCCCTTTTAatgtgatttttaatttttaattttttatatttaattttttggtaTGATCGAAGGATTGGCATTCCTCCACGCTGTATCACATATTACGGAAGTCTGACGTTGTCCTTTGCATCACACACGCGTTACGTGTCTCTGCTGCATGGAGCTTCTCTTCTGGTCTATCATCATATTCCTCGTGCCATTCGATGCATTCAGGTGCGTCATCCCGACGCGATCAATGGCCCTTTCGGCCGGTCACGAGACCAACTACTGTTCCTGTGCTGCCTCTGAAAACGAGGGAGCAGAGGGGCTCTGCGGTCGTGTTTCCCCATGCACAGTGAGCGAGTTGCTCTCTATTCAATGAACCTTCGCCAGACTGAGCGAGTAGATTGATCACCGCCACCTCAATTAAATGCTTTCCGATGACTTCACTGACATACGACGGCCACCGCGTTCCCTACATCTTTGGTCGAGACCGACTACGGATTGAAGAGTTGAAGAAGGGACGATGTGGGTGGAGATGGATGAAGATGACTAATTTAAGCCgttcttcttctctcctcccgACTTCGAAGCCGCACCTTTGCTTTCCTTGACCCATAATCCTTCCCTCCCCTCCGTCCATGTGCGACTCCTCCGCTGTCATTTTCTATTACAACCACCGCCTCACCTATCAGCTGCAGTATTCCTGGGCGTATAATGCAGTCAAAAAGGTCCAAGACCAGCTAAATTATGCCGTCAGTGCTATTTTAACCCCATCTTTCCGAGTTCCGATGACCACCGTCCCTTCCACTATAAAAAGGCCTCACCCTTCGACCCCCCAACGCATCGAAAGCCGACCTTTCCTATTGTTTCCTCTGGAATCATGATGGCTTCCAAGTATTTCCTCGCCGCcgccctcctcttcctctccggcCTTGCCGCCGGCCTCGCCGCGCCGGACATGTCCATCGTCTCCTACAACGAGGAGCACGGCGTCCGGGGGCTGGAGCGAAGCGAGGACGAGATGCGAAGGATCTACGCGGGCTGGCTGGCCAGGCACGGCAGGGCGTACAACGCGCTGGGGGAGAAGGAGGCGCGGTTTGAGGTCTTCAAGGACAACCTCCACTTCGTCGACGGCCACAACGCGGCCGCCGACGCCGGGCGGCAACGGTTCCGCCTCGGCCTCAACCGCTTCGCCGACCTCACCAACGAGGAGTTCCGGGCGTTGTACTTGGGCGCCAAGGGCCGTGGCGTCGCCCGCCGGAGCCGGGTGGCTGCCGACCGCTACCGGTACGAGGGAGCCGGCGATGTGTTGCCGGACTCGGTGGACTGGAGGGCCAAAGGCGCCGTCGCCGCCGTCAAGAACCAAGGCAGCTGTGGTGAGTCTCCCCCTCCTCTTTCCTTTCCCCTCTCCCAAGCAAGATCTCGTGATCAGCAAATCCATCATCAAATGCTAACTCTTGAATGGTTGTGCAGGGAGCTGCTGGGCGTTCTCGACTGTTGCTGCAGTGGAGGGCATAAACCAGATCGTGACGGGGGAGCTGATAAGCCTGTCGGAGCAGGAGCTGGTGGACTGCGACACGGCCTACAACCAGGGCTGCAATGGCGGCCTCATGGACTACGCCTTCGACTTCATCGTCAACAATGGCGGCATCGACACCGAGGACGATTACCCCTACAGAGCTCGAGATGGCTCGTGCGACCATAACAGGGTACCAATCTTGACTGTTGTTGTCATGATTTCATTCATGTTCTCACGGGGATTAGCTTTGTCGTTTGACGATCGCAGAAGAACGCCAAGGTCGTCACCATCGATGGGTATGAAGACGTTCCGGAGAATGATGAGAAGGCGCTGCAGAAGGCTGTGGCAAGCCAGCCCGTGAGTGTCGCCATTGAAGCCGGTGGCAGGGAGTTCCAATTCTACCAGTCGGTATGTGGTTGCTGCTTCAAGTGATCATTCTCATGAATTTAAGGGAATTAAAAGGGCATAACATAATATATTTCTTTGTTTGTTTACCTAAAGAGTGATTATTCCCAGATTATGTTTACTTAAATAATTCATCCCTGGAAGCTAGACAGCAAATCTGTCGTTTATATTATGTCGCATTGGATGGTCTTATCGAAGATCATCTGTACGAACATCTTGTTCTTCGTATCGCTGAATAAATCTTTCATCTATAATAGCACTTTCTGCTGAAAAATTCTTTTTTTCCCCCCACATAATTTAGGGGATATTCACTGGAAGATGCGGGACCGAGCTGGACCATGGCGTCGCAGCGGTAGGCTATGGCACAGAGAACGGCACGGACTACTGGATCGTTAGGAACTCATGGGGAGGAGACTGGGGAGAGGCGGGCTACATCAGGATGGAGCGGAACGTGAATGCATCCACCGGCAAGTGTGGTATCGCCATGGAAGCTTCTTACCCCGTAAAGAAGAGCCAGAATCCACCGAACCCTGGTCCGTCCCCGCCCTCCCCGGTGAACCCACCGACCGTTTGCGACAACTACTACTCCTGCCCGTCGAGCACCACCTGCTGTTGTGTCTACGAGTACAATGGTTACTGCTTTGCCTGGGGATGCTGCCCTCTGGAGGCTGCTACCTGCTGTGATGATCACTCCAGTTGCTGCCCTCGTGACTACCCTGTTTGCAATACCGAGGCT
Coding sequences within:
- the LOC135660210 gene encoding oryzain alpha chain-like, which encodes MMASKYFLAAALLFLSGLAAGLAAPDMSIVSYNEEHGVRGLERSEDEMRRIYAGWLARHGRAYNALGEKEARFEVFKDNLHFVDGHNAAADAGRQRFRLGLNRFADLTNEEFRALYLGAKGRGVARRSRVAADRYRYEGAGDVLPDSVDWRAKGAVAAVKNQGSCGSCWAFSTVAAVEGINQIVTGELISLSEQELVDCDTAYNQGCNGGLMDYAFDFIVNNGGIDTEDDYPYRARDGSCDHNRKNAKVVTIDGYEDVPENDEKALQKAVASQPVSVAIEAGGREFQFYQSGIFTGRCGTELDHGVAAVGYGTENGTDYWIVRNSWGGDWGEAGYIRMERNVNASTGKCGIAMEASYPVKKSQNPPNPGPSPPSPVNPPTVCDNYYSCPSSTTCCCVYEYNGYCFAWGCCPLEAATCCDDHSSCCPRDYPVCNTEAGTCQMSKENPLGVKALVRTPAKPYWAYSGRVEKKINA